ttgtcctggaactctctctgtagaccagactgacctccagctcagagatccacctgcctctgccttctgaggactgggattaaaggcatgtgccaccgctgtCCAGCAACATGCAAGATCTTACAGTACTGTTCAGAAATATGCATATGGGTGGAGAAGGGTCACCTTACAAATGATACATAGGTAGTGGCTTCTCTCCAAGGCACTTGGAAGGCACAGTGACATATAAGCAGAGATGCGATCTAGATCTTAGGAAGATGATGCTGAAAGGGATGGGTGTTTTATGTAAGCAACTCCACAGGTAATTACAATACTGGCCGAGAGACTATAAAGGAGGCTGCTGTACCACTTAGGTCTAGACACTGGATCGAAGAAGTCTGtgaaggccagcaagatggcaggGTATGTAAAGCACCTACCCAAGTCTGACAACCTAGATTTGACCCCAGGGACCTAGATGGTGGAAAGAGGGGTCCTGTTGTGCGTAGCTTTGCCACCCCGCCTAAGCTCCAGGAATGAGCCGTGCCATCAgcccccacccagcttcccttgaatccatggataaaagacacaggcacacacagctgTCCAGTTTCAACTTGCCTTTGACACAATTGCTGCTTATCTCCTGCCTGGAAAACGGCGCCCTTATCAATATTCTTAGCTCCAGACCTCTCCACCTGCGCTCAACTTTAGTTGCTCAGTTATATCTAGTCCCTGGCGAGCACTCCTGATAGCCCACCTATAGGAGTGGCCACGGGCTGCCATTCTGCCCGAGAGCTCACGTGGGAGGtcgctttctctctctcagaagcATGGTGAActttgtctctcctctccttgccTCTAGGGACCCCATAGCTCCACCTATCTCTTCCACCCAGAAAGTGGCCCAtggcttctttactgacagatctaGAGTcagttggggaacaggaccttaacaTTAGAACCACCCCTACAAGAACAAACACCCTCAAGTTGTGATCTGTCTTTCACAGAAGTGCAGTGACATATGCATCTCATCCTGacgcatgtacatacatatatgcatacatacacacacatacatatacacatacatgcatgcatacatacacacacacatgcatatacacatacatgcacgcatacatgcatacatatacatgcatgcatacatatatacatatatgcatgcatacacacattttatTAAGAAGGCAATATGAGGGAAACTCCAGAGACCATGCCACTGTGAGGAAAGACAGCAGTGCTCATTCACATCACCCTTTTCTAGTCCCTATAGTCCCTAACTGCCCCTCATTTACATACAAATTTCTGTAGATTCAGTGGAGTTTATAAACCAAAGCCTTAAATGAGGTGAGAAGAGGAGCCATCTATAGGCAGAACATCCAAACTAAtgcccgaggtcctgagttcgagtcccagcaaccatatagtgactcacaaccatctgtaaggggatccaatgcactcttctggtatatctaaaGGAAgtgacaatgacagtgtactcacaaacataaaataaataaatcctaaaagaaaaaaaaagctaggggAAGCCAGCTTGTATGCTGAAGGACCAGATAAACTAGGATCCCTGAGGAGAAGGGAGCAGAGAGCCGTTTGTACGGGTTTTAGTTTTAGACTAGTTATGCCAGAAGCCAAGGAATGAGTTCTGGCTGAGCGGTAACAACTGGTGTTAAAAGCATCCTTAGGGCAGAGGGTACAGGGTGTGGAACAGCAGGACTGAGATGCAGGAAATGGACCTACTATAATAATCCATGCTGAAGGACCTTAAGTGAATGCAAAGGAGGGTTCTGGAAATATTTTAAAGCCAGAAACACACTGGATTGCTTGATAGGTCTGGCAGGTGATatgaacaactttttaaaaaacttcatGATAAGAATGATACAGTAGCCACTTTCCCCATGGAACTCTTTCTCTCAGACCCGATGTTTAATTCCTAAAGTTTCCTACAATCATCACAGGGCTCTCAGCTGCCTGAATGTGGGAATTGTGATACCTGGGATTTGAGAATAGTAGTGAGAGGGCAATGGTGTCTGATACAGTGATAGATGAGACTGTAGGATAGACCAGTTCATTTTTCACCTCTTAACAAAGCTCTTAGGACCTAAGAAGGCAAGGGTTTCTTCAGCAGTGCCTTTTTGTTGGGGGTTTAGGAGGAGGTTCGAGAcaggttcctctgtatagccatggctgtcctggaactcactctgtagaccaggctggcctcgaactcagaaatctgcctgcctctgcctctgtctcccaagtgctgggattaaaggcatgggccaccactgtccagccagCTATTCTTGTGAACTGAAGTATATCAATCCAGAACACAGGTTTTATGCATAAAAATTTACCCTAAAAAGGGCTTGGTGCTACCCCAAGATCCTAAACAACCTACTGTGATCACTGGAGAGCTAATCAAGACTTTCTACTAACTTAAACCCATGTCTGAGTAATCTTCTCTGGTGGATACGCCACAACATATGaatgttgggcagtggtggttcaggcctttaatcccagcacttggggagtcagaggcaggcagatctaaaTCTGAGGCTGTACTGGtggacagagtgagttctaggacacccatagatacatagatgagtttccagggcttcacagagaaccCCTGTGTGGATGGCTACTCTCGATTATCAGCTtgactatatatggaatatataatcAAGAAACgtagggcacacctgtgatccacaGTTGAGGCAAAAAGacaacatgcctttaatctggacctTCAAGCTGGAAGACATaggcttttgatccagatcttgaggagGAATGActcaaggtttgttttttttttttatcccagtcttgaagcacacctttaatctgggctttAACTTCTACAGGAGGCCTATATAAGGGCAAGGGAAGAAGGGGCAGGTACTGGCTTTACCAGCATTTCCATTGGAGCCTACTTCTTTCAGAGTCCATCTAAagcagaagaccagctgaaacacctGCCCTCCAGCAACAGAGCAATTCACCACATGCTTCCcattatgatgataatggacgaaATAagcaactgtaagccagcccttaattaaatgttatcctttataagaattgctgtagggctggagagatggctcagtagataagagtGCCAACTGTTCCTCCAGcagtccagagttcaattcccaacaatcacttggtggctcacaaccttctgtaatgggatttgatgacCTCTTCTGATGGGTtagaagagagcaatggtgtacttatatacataaagtaaataaataaataaatcttaaaaaagaaaaaaaaaagagggtctagagatgggtcagtggttaagagagctgactgcttttccagaggtcttgagttcaattcccatcaacaatatggtggctcaaaaccatacATAAGAGgatatggtgccctcttctggtgtgtctgaagacaacgaaagtgtactcatataaataaaataaatagttgtttaaaaaaagagttgctgtggtcacgtctcttcacagcaataaaacacaaactaagataccctatcttgaaaaaccaaatgaataaacataaataaCTTACGAATTAAGGCACAGGGGTAAACGTTTGCTATCCTAACACTTCGAAATCTGTGATCAAAAGTTCCAAGACAGTCTGAACTATATAgcgaagtcctgtctcaaaaccgaGATTATCTGGGACATTTTTTCGTTCCCACTCTGCAGACAGTCTCACGCTTTTTCCTCTGGGAAGGACAGGCAAGTGACAATAACCCATAATTGAACGTCAGGTGCCTTTTAAGAGCAAAGTAAAATCCCAGATTAGCCCAAGAACAATAATAAGCCGGAATTTAGCTCAATAGGAGGTCCGGCCTCTTTAGAAATGGGCGTGACCAGAGCGGCTTCTGGGCACGCCTCCCGAGGCCACTCTAGGCGCTCGGAGGACTCCGTTCGGCTCCTCCTCGCGCAGCTTCCGGCCAGTCGGAATTCCGCTTCCCGTCTGACATTGGCGTCTTTGCTAAGGGTCACATTGAAGTAACGCTGCTCCGGGATAGTCTTTAGGTGAGTGTGAAGGGTCGGGATCCTGGGGGAACCTTGTTCGTGGCAGAGAAGTGCCCCGGGGCTTTCCTGATGCCAGGCAGAAACTTCCGGCTGCCCCGGTTGCCGGGTCCGGAACTAACAATATAGCCGCCTTTCTTCATGCTGCTAGGTCACTATCTAAGCAGTCCCTATTGCTCCATCCTCCAGCCCTTCGAGCTAGATCCTGCCATTATCCCCTTTAACAGCGTTGGAGCTGGAGTGTGAAGCGCCTTAGCGCGGCTATCAGGCAATTAGGATTTGGACCCAGTAAATTGGACTGTGGAGCTTTTAGTCGCGGGCTCGCAGGCGTGGCCATTCGCGTTCCAAGGCCGAAGCCTGTTGCCTTGACTCGTTTCTTCCCCCTCAGCATCATCTTTGATCAACTCTCAAAACTCGAGATATTGTCCACAATTACGACACTGAGTCTTTTAAATCCCCCATGCCCACCCTGCCTCCCCAATGAACCTGTAGTACCTGAGAACCCCACTTCTTTGGACCACTTCAGATGACACTGGCCTGCACACCTCTAGGGTGTCAAGTCCTCCAGATGCTCTAGAATAGAGACAGTTTCTCTCAGATTTGGCGATGTTGACTGTGTCATCTCTTCAGACATATCAAAGCCGGAGAGTTATTAATAAAATTCAAGGAGCTAAAGTATTTGAATGATTAAGGGGGGTTAATCGAATTGCAGTATTTTCTTCCATTGGGAATGGAGGCAGCAACTTCAATAGATTTGGCAGCATGGGTCGTTGTCAGCAGTCAAAAATCCCAGATACCTGACATGCTAGTTGCAAGAGTCACAAATCTTCATTCGTGGTTACCTCCAATTGTACTTGATAagtcctttgagtttttttttgggggggggggtcatcttAGGCAATTCTGCAATGCATTTAGGCATATTCTGAGGGAAGTTTGAGTTCATTGGACCCCTGATGAGTGTGTGACGGCAGGAAACTTTCTGGTGACACCAGAAAATCCTTGTAGTGTTTTTTGCTGGTGATGGGTGAAGCATTATCACTggatgctgtgtgaccttggaaaGTCATTTAGACACCCTGTCCCTTGTGTAGACAACAGAGGTAGTAATACCTTTTAGAATGGCCGTGAGGTAGTTATGTATAGAGTACATTCTGTATGTGCCATGCACACAGTGAACGTTAATTGGAATTTAAGGATGAAGATTGGTTCTGCCTGGGAGGCCTCCATCCAACCCTATTGTGGCTTCTGTACTGGGATATATGGCTTCCCCTGCTCTTCATCTTCCCGTGTTTGCTGGGAAGGAAGGGATGATAGCTTATTCACATTCGACCTGTTCTGCTCTGGCTTCTTCCCCTGGGCCTCGTGGGTCTGGCGTctccatgcccaggcacctccaCAGTGGTTGCCAACATTTCCACTCTGTTTGCATCCAGGAGTCAGGATGGCTGAAGACATCAAAActaaaatcaagaattacaaAACCGCCCCTTTTGACAGCCGCTTCCCAAACCAGAACCAGACTAAGAACTGCTGGCAGAACTACCTGGGTAAGCAAAGGCCTCACCTAGGTCTCCCATACACCTCCAACCTTGTAAGGGAAGTTGGGGAACAGGGACCTACCTACGCATTCCAGCCAGGTTTCCTTCACTCCAGACATACCAGCTGGAGGGCCCAGATCCCTCAAACTACCTGTCAAGGTCATAAACTTTGGTCtcaacaataattttttttttgaaaaataattatatatgcaatttgtgtgtgtgtgtgtgtgtgtgtgtgtgccacatacacacacaacacacaagtAAATACAACATGTAAACAATTGATTTAGAAGTATCTCCAGCAGTCATAATCCATGGATAAAAATGGGTATTGCCTTCCCTAGCCCTGTCTGGATTTCCATAATTCCAATATATGCCCCTCATACTCTGCTGTCCTAGCTCCAGAATGTTCTATATAACTGCCCAGGTCAGGTGTATGCACCTCTTTATGGTGTACTTGTATGTTTGCATTCCCTCTGCATGTACAACTAATCATAAAGCAAAATGTATTTGTGGATTTCCCTCAAAAATCAGGGTTGATTCTGAACCTGTTTTCTTCACAGACTTCCACCGCTGTGAGAAGGCAATGACTGCCAAGGGGGGCGATGTCTCCGTGTGTGAGTGGTACCGGCGCGTGTACAAGTCCCTCTGCCCCGTGTCATGGGTATGTGCCTCCCAGTGGGACTCTGGGGTGTCCAGGTGGGGACCTGGCAGACACGAGTACAGTAACTAGTGAGAGCTCATCTCCAGCCAGGGTAGAACCCGCCATGAGTGTCGCTGATGAGGGCTCAGCTGGGGCCCTCAGcccaggacacacacatacatacacacacacacacacacacacacacatagacacacacacactcacacacacacactcacacacacacacactgccagatCTGCCTTGCCCATGCACTGAAGAAACGCACGCTTGgccccgggcagtggtggcccacggcTTTAAACCtcagcactcttgggaggcagatgcagccagatctctctgagttcagggccaacctggtctacagggctagttccaggacagccaaggttacagaAAGAAACcgtatctcaaacaaacaaacaaaggagacCTGACTTTCTGTCCTGGCTCCTCACACTGTGAGCCTACGAGCATGCGTAAATTGCACATGAATTGGGAGAATAGAAGCTGAGGTTAAGACCATTTCTGTTCTTAATGACCCAAgtctgcttcccagcacccacatctgatAATGATTGCCCATAACGCTAGAGCACCCCATGTTTTCTTGTAAATTCCAGggacactgcactcatgtgcacatacccatacacagatacacatgcataaataattaaaaataaaatcaatctttctttccttccttccttccttccttccttccttccttccttccttccatccttccatccttccatccttccatccttccatccttccatccttccatccttccttccttccttccttccttgtttttcgATACTatatggtttctctgtttagccctggctgtcctggaactcactctgtagaccaggctggcctcgaactcagaaatccacctgcctctgcctcccaaaggttgggattaaaggcgtgcgccaccaccgcccggcctgtttTAAGGTTCTTAACTTTCAGttacaagtgtatgtgtgttggggtgaATGCAGGCACCTGAGGGGCCGAGGGGCCAggccaggagctggagttatgggcatTTAGGAGCAgtttgacatgggtgctggggaatgGACTCCAGTCCTCCGCAAGACACAAGAGCCCCGAGTGTTCTCAAgtgctgagccctctccccagacCTGTGATGTGTGGTTAagatatttttaatcttagtgtACATGTTTGTGCGGGCAAAGGTCTGTGCCTAGTCTCAGCATTCCAATCTGTTTGTCTGGTCATCTTTTGTTT
This portion of the Apodemus sylvaticus chromosome 1, mApoSyl1.1, whole genome shotgun sequence genome encodes:
- the LOC127671506 gene encoding cytochrome c oxidase subunit 6B1, translating into MAEDIKTKIKNYKTAPFDSRFPNQNQTKNCWQNYLDFHRCEKAMTAKGGDVSVCEWYRRVYKSLCPVSWVSAWDDRIAEGTFPGKI